In the genome of Pueribacillus theae, one region contains:
- the ispD gene encoding 2-C-methyl-D-erythritol 4-phosphate cytidylyltransferase, with the protein MEYRVVIPAAGQGKRMKAGKNKQFILLEDQPVIVHTLNVFQNDPNCIGIILVINEKEKKEFCELVDANKLSKVSHILNGGKERQDSVYKGLKALPGEEDGVVLIHDGARPFVTCDMITRVAKKAAAKGAAVLAVPLKDTIKSGNDGIVLKTLNRSSLWAVQTPQAFRSSIIIKAYEHAERCGITATDDASLVEELGYEVSIVLGEEYNIKLTTPYDLSMAEVILKWKENKG; encoded by the coding sequence GTGGAATATCGCGTTGTTATTCCTGCAGCGGGGCAAGGAAAACGCATGAAAGCCGGAAAAAACAAGCAGTTTATTTTACTTGAAGACCAGCCGGTTATCGTTCATACGTTAAACGTTTTTCAAAACGATCCAAATTGCATTGGAATCATACTTGTTATAAATGAAAAAGAAAAAAAAGAATTCTGTGAGCTTGTCGATGCAAATAAATTATCAAAAGTAAGCCATATTCTGAATGGCGGCAAGGAACGCCAGGACAGTGTGTATAAAGGATTAAAAGCTCTTCCGGGAGAAGAGGATGGTGTTGTACTCATTCATGACGGCGCAAGGCCATTCGTTACGTGTGACATGATCACTCGTGTAGCAAAAAAAGCGGCTGCAAAAGGTGCAGCCGTTTTAGCTGTTCCTTTGAAAGATACGATAAAAAGCGGGAATGATGGAATCGTCCTAAAAACATTGAATCGATCCAGTCTGTGGGCTGTTCAAACACCGCAAGCTTTCCGATCCTCCATTATTATCAAGGCTTATGAGCATGCAGAACGCTGCGGAATCACTGCAACAGACGATGCTTCCCTCGTTGAGGAATTAGGTTATGAAGTATCGATTGTTTTAGGTGAAGAGTATAATATTAAACTGACGACACCATATGATTTGTCAATGGCTGAAGTCATCTTGAAATGGAAGGAGAACAAAGGGTGA
- the disA gene encoding DNA integrity scanning diadenylate cyclase DisA yields the protein MEPRAVSTIINQFLQIVAPGTPLREGIDNILRAETGGLIVVGYDDKVKQIVDGGFSIDCKFTPAYLYELAKMDGAIILNEEGNRILYANTQLIPDTAIPSNETGIRHRTAERVAKQTGSLVISISQRRNIITLYKGNIQYSLKDIGVIITKANQAIQTLEKYKSVLDQGLTNLGALEFEELVTLQDVCQVLHRIEMVMRIRSEILNYVNELGTEGRLISMQLEELVGNVELDARLLIRDYVKDSKVNPNEVMKQLSKLSNEELLEESAIAKLLGFPASAVRNDEAVAPKGYRLLHKIPRLPPLIIGNLVRAFPNLNAIAKASLKDLDEVEGIGEIRARAIQAGLKRVQEQVLIDRHI from the coding sequence ATGGAGCCGAGAGCAGTATCTACGATCATTAATCAGTTTCTTCAAATTGTAGCCCCCGGGACGCCGCTTCGCGAAGGGATCGATAATATTCTCCGTGCTGAAACCGGCGGACTGATTGTAGTGGGCTATGATGACAAAGTGAAGCAAATTGTTGATGGCGGCTTTTCCATTGATTGCAAATTCACGCCTGCTTATTTATATGAACTTGCGAAAATGGACGGTGCCATTATTTTAAATGAAGAAGGGAACCGAATTTTATATGCCAACACACAGCTTATCCCCGATACGGCAATTCCTTCAAACGAAACGGGGATCCGCCACAGGACAGCTGAACGTGTTGCAAAACAAACTGGAAGCCTTGTCATTTCCATTTCCCAACGCCGAAATATCATTACACTGTATAAAGGGAACATCCAATATTCGTTAAAAGATATAGGGGTGATTATAACTAAAGCCAATCAGGCGATTCAAACGCTTGAAAAGTATAAATCTGTGCTTGATCAAGGCTTAACGAATCTAGGGGCTTTGGAATTTGAAGAACTTGTTACATTGCAAGATGTTTGCCAAGTGCTTCATCGCATTGAAATGGTGATGCGTATTCGAAGTGAAATTCTAAACTATGTCAATGAGCTCGGAACAGAAGGCCGCCTGATTAGTATGCAGCTTGAAGAGCTTGTCGGCAATGTAGAGTTGGATGCTAGGCTATTGATTCGCGATTACGTAAAGGATAGCAAAGTCAATCCGAATGAAGTGATGAAACAATTAAGCAAGCTGTCAAACGAAGAATTGCTTGAAGAGAGTGCCATTGCTAAATTATTGGGCTTTCCTGCAAGCGCAGTCCGAAATGACGAAGCTGTCGCACCGAAGGGTTACAGGCTTTTGCACAAAATACCAAGGCTTCCACCGCTCATTATCGGGAATTTAGTTCGGGCATTTCCTAATTTAAACGCGATTGCGAAGGCTTCATTAAAAGATTTGGATGAAGTGGAAGGCATTGGGGAAATTCGGGCGAGAGCCATTCAAGCCGGTTTAAAGCGCGTCCAGGAACAAGTTTTAATCGATCGCCATATTTGA
- the ispF gene encoding 2-C-methyl-D-erythritol 2,4-cyclodiphosphate synthase has translation MIRIGQGFDIHQLQKGRKMVIGGVEIPYEKGLLGHSDADVLLHAITDACLGALALGDIGRHFPDTDEAYKNADSRELLHKIWELIKQKGYRLGNIDCTVIAQKPKMAPHILRMRETIAALLEADVSQINVKATTGEKLGFIGREEGIAAQAVVLLQKR, from the coding sequence GTGATACGGATTGGACAAGGGTTTGATATTCATCAGCTTCAAAAAGGCAGAAAAATGGTAATAGGCGGAGTTGAAATCCCGTATGAAAAGGGCCTGCTTGGCCATTCTGATGCCGATGTGCTGCTGCATGCTATAACAGATGCATGCCTTGGAGCGCTTGCACTGGGAGATATCGGAAGACATTTTCCAGATACGGACGAGGCTTATAAAAATGCCGATTCGCGCGAGCTTCTTCACAAGATATGGGAGCTTATCAAACAAAAAGGCTACCGATTGGGAAACATTGATTGCACAGTCATCGCACAAAAGCCAAAAATGGCGCCGCATATTCTAAGAATGAGAGAAACGATTGCGGCACTGCTTGAAGCAGATGTTTCTCAAATTAACGTAAAAGCAACAACAGGCGAAAAACTTGGATTTATAGGCAGAGAAGAAGGAATCGCAGCGCAAGCTGTGGTCCTATTGCAAAAAAGGTAA
- the gltX gene encoding glutamate--tRNA ligase gives MSNEIRVRYAPSPTGHLHIGNARTALFNYLFARSQNGKFIIRVEDTDVKRNVEGGERNQLRYLTWLGIDWDESIDKGGDYGPYRQTERLHLYEEHANDLLERGLAFKCYCTEEELEAEREAQRARHEMPRYSGKCRNLTDEERAQFEAEGRKPSIRFKVPENRVYAFDDLVKGEVTFDSNGIGDFVIVKKDGIATYNFAVAIDDHFMKISHVLRGDDHISNTPKQMMIYEAFGWEPPVFGHMTLIVNEERKKLSKRDESIIQFIEQYKELGYLPEALFNFISLLGWSPVGEEEIFSKEQFIEMFDVKRLSKSPAVFDTQKLAWMNNQYIKNSDLDRIIELTLPFLIQAGRLPENLSAKEREWAEKLIAIYQDQLTYGAEIVELTDLFFRKTISYNEEAKNVLNEEQVPEVLQALLEEIEPLEGFSPEEVKAAIKRVQKATGQKGKRLFMPIRVATTGQTHGPELPAAISLLGKEVVEARLKKAVQKG, from the coding sequence ATGTCAAATGAAATCAGGGTTCGCTATGCTCCAAGCCCGACTGGGCATTTACATATAGGAAATGCGAGAACAGCTTTATTTAATTATTTATTTGCACGTTCGCAAAACGGAAAATTCATTATCAGGGTGGAAGATACGGATGTCAAACGCAACGTGGAAGGCGGCGAACGCAATCAGCTCCGCTACTTAACATGGCTTGGCATAGACTGGGATGAAAGCATTGATAAAGGCGGGGATTACGGACCGTACAGGCAGACTGAACGGCTTCATCTGTATGAAGAGCATGCCAATGATTTGCTTGAGCGGGGGCTTGCGTTTAAATGCTATTGCACGGAAGAAGAATTAGAAGCAGAACGCGAAGCCCAGCGGGCAAGGCATGAGATGCCCCGTTACTCTGGAAAATGCAGGAATTTGACAGATGAGGAGCGAGCCCAATTTGAAGCGGAAGGGCGTAAACCAAGTATCCGTTTCAAAGTGCCGGAAAACCGAGTATACGCATTTGACGATCTAGTTAAGGGTGAAGTGACATTTGACTCAAACGGGATTGGCGACTTCGTGATTGTGAAAAAGGACGGCATTGCAACCTATAACTTTGCGGTAGCCATCGACGATCACTTTATGAAAATTTCCCACGTTCTTCGTGGAGACGATCATATTTCCAATACGCCTAAACAAATGATGATTTATGAAGCCTTTGGTTGGGAACCGCCTGTGTTTGGCCACATGACGCTTATCGTCAACGAAGAGCGCAAAAAACTGAGCAAGCGTGATGAATCGATTATTCAATTCATTGAGCAATACAAAGAACTCGGCTATTTGCCGGAGGCGTTATTTAATTTTATTTCATTGCTTGGCTGGTCGCCTGTCGGGGAGGAAGAGATTTTTTCGAAAGAACAATTTATTGAAATGTTTGATGTGAAACGTTTATCGAAATCACCGGCAGTTTTTGATACACAAAAGCTTGCTTGGATGAATAACCAATATATAAAAAACAGCGACTTGGATCGAATCATTGAGTTAACATTGCCTTTTCTCATTCAAGCGGGCCGCCTGCCAGAAAATTTATCAGCTAAGGAGCGGGAATGGGCTGAAAAATTAATTGCCATTTACCAAGATCAGTTAACGTATGGCGCAGAAATCGTCGAGTTGACAGACTTGTTTTTCCGTAAGACGATTTCGTATAATGAAGAGGCAAAGAATGTATTAAACGAAGAGCAAGTACCGGAAGTACTTCAGGCTCTTCTTGAAGAGATTGAGCCGTTGGAAGGTTTCAGCCCTGAAGAAGTGAAAGCTGCCATAAAAAGAGTTCAGAAAGCAACAGGGCAAAAAGGCAAGCGCCTTTTTATGCCGATCCGTGTAGCGACAACAGGGCAGACGCATGGCCCTGAGCTTCCAGCTGCCATTTCACTTTTGGGAAAAGAAGTAGTAGAAGCGCGTCTTAAAAAAGCTGTTCAAAAAGGGTGA
- the cysE gene encoding serine O-acetyltransferase produces the protein MFKRLREDIEAVFENDPAARSVLEVILTYSGLHAIWSHHIAHWFWRKRLFFLARLTSQVSRFFTGIEIHPGAKIGRRLFIDHGMGIVIGETCDIGDDVIIFQGVTLGGTGKEKGKRHPTVKNNVMISTGAKVIGSITLGENSKIGAGSVVLKDVPPNSTVVGIPGKVVIQDGVRVQHPDNVADKISEMEKRIAMLEEQLKLMDKRSGESVDKAIQYVNPKERNIHSN, from the coding sequence ATGTTTAAAAGGCTTCGTGAGGATATAGAAGCCGTATTTGAAAATGACCCTGCGGCTAGAAGCGTTTTAGAAGTCATCTTAACTTATTCAGGGCTGCATGCCATTTGGTCACATCATATCGCTCACTGGTTTTGGAGAAAGCGTTTATTTTTCCTTGCTCGTCTCACATCACAAGTTAGCCGGTTTTTTACTGGGATTGAAATCCATCCCGGCGCTAAAATTGGACGCCGTTTGTTCATTGACCACGGAATGGGAATTGTGATTGGCGAGACTTGCGACATTGGAGACGACGTCATTATTTTTCAAGGGGTCACTTTAGGCGGAACAGGCAAAGAAAAAGGGAAACGGCATCCCACGGTTAAAAATAACGTGATGATTTCGACAGGTGCAAAAGTCATTGGTTCGATTACGTTAGGAGAAAATTCAAAAATCGGCGCGGGTTCGGTTGTTTTAAAAGATGTCCCCCCAAATTCGACTGTCGTCGGCATACCGGGAAAGGTTGTCATTCAGGATGGAGTAAGGGTCCAACACCCTGACAACGTTGCAGATAAAATAAGTGAGATGGAAAAAAGAATTGCGATGCTTGAAGAACAGTTAAAACTGATGGATAAAAGGAGCGGGGAAAGTGTCGATAAAGCTATACAATACGTTAACCCGAAAGAAAGAAACATTCATTCCAATTGA
- a CDS encoding PIN/TRAM domain-containing protein produces MNENLLKRFVQLFFILSGATLGWLFVPDLLSLLNIGDIPLLISPYIGAFIGALILFLATYWLTDYIAGLIKWVEEALVKVPITDLLFGTIGLVVGLIVAFLITVSLSGMDILILSDVVPIFITVLAGYWGFQVGFKKRDELVSLFSINKMRDKKKEVEEPRDVEKDNVKLKILDTSVIIDGRIADICQTGFLEGTLVIPHFVLEELQHIADSSDALKRNRGRRGLDILNRIQKELDVNVEIYEGDFEEIHEVDSKLVKLAKLLNGIVVTNDFNLNKVCELQNVAVLNINDLANAVKPVVLPGEELNVQVIKDGKEHNQGIGYLDDGTMIVVEEGRNYIGKTIDVIVTSVLQTSAGRMIFAKPKLLEKAL; encoded by the coding sequence TTGAACGAGAATCTTTTAAAAAGATTTGTGCAATTATTTTTTATTTTGTCGGGTGCCACACTGGGCTGGCTCTTCGTTCCAGATTTGCTGTCACTCTTAAACATCGGAGACATCCCATTGCTCATTTCCCCTTATATCGGAGCATTTATTGGCGCACTTATATTATTTTTAGCAACCTATTGGTTAACGGATTATATTGCTGGATTAATTAAATGGGTGGAAGAAGCACTTGTTAAAGTACCGATTACAGACTTATTATTTGGAACGATTGGGTTAGTCGTCGGATTAATTGTTGCGTTTCTTATAACGGTATCTTTAAGCGGAATGGACATCCTAATCTTAAGTGACGTCGTCCCGATTTTCATCACAGTACTCGCAGGCTATTGGGGTTTCCAAGTGGGCTTTAAAAAACGGGATGAATTAGTTTCTCTTTTTTCGATAAATAAAATGAGAGACAAGAAAAAAGAAGTAGAGGAACCAAGAGACGTTGAGAAAGATAATGTGAAGTTGAAAATATTGGATACGAGCGTCATTATTGATGGACGAATCGCTGACATTTGCCAAACAGGATTTTTGGAAGGGACGCTTGTTATCCCCCATTTTGTACTTGAAGAGTTGCAGCATATTGCAGATTCATCAGATGCCTTAAAGCGCAATCGCGGCCGCAGGGGATTAGATATTTTGAATAGAATCCAAAAGGAACTTGATGTCAATGTCGAAATCTATGAAGGCGACTTTGAAGAGATTCATGAGGTTGACAGCAAGCTCGTGAAACTAGCGAAACTATTGAATGGCATTGTTGTCACAAATGACTTTAATTTAAACAAAGTATGCGAACTGCAAAATGTAGCTGTCTTGAACATAAATGATTTGGCGAATGCTGTGAAGCCGGTCGTTCTGCCTGGTGAAGAATTAAATGTACAGGTGATTAAAGACGGGAAAGAACATAACCAAGGCATTGGCTATCTTGACGATGGTACGATGATTGTCGTTGAAGAAGGGCGCAACTACATTGGTAAAACCATCGATGTCATTGTAACGAGTGTACTGCAGACGTCTGCAGGCAGAATGATTTTCGCCAAGCCTAAATTGTTGGAAAAGGCATTATAA
- the radA gene encoding DNA repair protein RadA encodes MAKRKTKYICQECGYESPKWMGKCPGCHHWNTMVEELIELPNKTKRGFVTSGAGASSKPMSIQSIKGDREPRIDAKINELNRVLGGGIVPGSLVLVGGDPGIGKSTLLLETSYHLAKDNAKVLYVSGEESMKQTKLRAERLHIAAETLYIQAETDLELIEQAIEELQPVFIVVDSIQTMHHPAVTSAPGSVSQVRECTGQLMRIAKTKGIAIFIVGHVTKEGSIAGPRLLEHMVDAVLYFEGERHHSYRLLRAVKNRFGSTNELGVFEMKETGLEEVANPSEIFLEERAKGASGSTVVASLEGTRTLMVEIQALITPTSFGNPRRTANGIDHNRVSLLMAVLEKRVGLLLQNQDAYLNVAGGVRLDEPAIDLAIAISIASSFRDRPTKPSDVMIGEIGLTGEVRRVSRIEQRVHEAAKLGFTRVILPKKNIGGWAIPNGIQVIGIDTVGQALEHALEG; translated from the coding sequence AATGGTAGAAGAACTGATTGAATTGCCGAATAAAACAAAAAGAGGCTTTGTTACGTCTGGAGCAGGCGCCTCGTCAAAACCGATGTCCATCCAATCGATTAAAGGCGATCGTGAGCCGAGAATCGACGCGAAAATTAATGAACTGAACAGAGTGCTTGGTGGAGGGATTGTCCCAGGCTCGCTAGTGTTGGTCGGAGGCGACCCGGGAATTGGGAAATCGACGCTTCTTTTGGAAACTTCGTACCATTTGGCAAAGGACAATGCAAAAGTCCTTTACGTTTCTGGCGAAGAGTCAATGAAACAGACAAAGCTTCGGGCAGAAAGGCTACATATTGCTGCAGAAACATTATATATCCAAGCTGAAACAGATTTGGAATTGATTGAGCAAGCAATTGAGGAGCTTCAGCCTGTCTTTATTGTTGTTGATTCCATTCAGACAATGCATCATCCAGCGGTTACAAGCGCGCCGGGCAGTGTTTCCCAAGTAAGAGAGTGTACCGGTCAGCTTATGCGTATCGCAAAAACGAAAGGAATTGCCATTTTTATCGTTGGGCATGTGACAAAAGAAGGTTCAATTGCAGGGCCAAGGCTGCTTGAGCATATGGTAGATGCTGTTCTTTATTTTGAAGGAGAACGCCATCATTCTTATCGCTTGCTTCGAGCTGTGAAAAATCGGTTCGGCTCAACAAACGAGCTTGGGGTTTTCGAAATGAAGGAAACGGGGCTAGAAGAAGTGGCGAATCCTTCGGAAATTTTTCTTGAAGAAAGAGCAAAAGGCGCTTCTGGATCAACAGTTGTCGCGTCATTAGAGGGGACGAGAACGCTTATGGTTGAAATACAGGCGCTTATTACGCCGACAAGCTTTGGAAATCCCCGCCGTACTGCAAACGGGATTGACCATAACCGTGTATCGCTTTTGATGGCTGTTTTAGAAAAACGAGTTGGGCTTCTGCTGCAAAACCAAGATGCCTATTTAAACGTAGCTGGCGGGGTGCGCCTTGATGAACCTGCGATCGATCTCGCCATCGCTATTAGCATCGCGTCAAGCTTCCGTGACCGGCCGACGAAGCCAAGTGATGTCATGATTGGCGAAATCGGTTTAACTGGCGAAGTAAGAAGGGTTTCGCGCATTGAACAAAGGGTTCACGAAGCAGCAAAATTAGGTTTTACACGCGTCATTTTACCAAAGAAAAATATTGGCGGTTGGGCGATCCCTAATGGTATTCAAGTTATTGGCATAGACACGGTGGGGCAGGCGCTGGAGCATGCTTTGGAGGGGTAG